The following is a genomic window from Mustela nigripes isolate SB6536 unplaced genomic scaffold, MUSNIG.SB6536 HiC_scaffold_16750, whole genome shotgun sequence.
GCGTTCTGGCCAGAGTCTCTGTCCACTGCCACCACTTTGGTGACCAGGTAGCCGGGCTCTGCGGAGCGGGGTGCCAGCTCCACGCCTGTGGAACCATCGGTGGGGAAGGTGGGGTACAGAATTTCTGGTGTGTTGTCGTTCTGATCCAGCACAAACAAGATCAGTGATACGGTACTGCTGAGTGAAGGGTCCCCGCCATCGCTAGCAGTCACCAGTAACTGCAAGTCTTGTATATGCTCATAGTCAAAGGAGCACAGAGCATATAGGATGCCTGTGTCTGAGTTGATGGAGACGTAGGAGGAGAGAGGGCTCCCCATGATGATGTCCTCGGTCACAGAGTAAGTCACCTGGGCATTTTTGCCACTATCGGGGTCGTGAGCCATCACAGTGAAGACAGAGGCACCTCTAGGGTTGTTCTCTGGGATATAGGCTGAATAGGAGACGTGAGGAAAAGTGGGTGGATTGTCATTGATATCAGCCACATACAGGGTGATATGAGTTTCAGTAGATAGAGAAGGAGTGCCCAGATCTGAGGCCATCACTGTGATATTGTACATAGAGATCTTTTCTCGGTCCAGATAGTTATATGTCGCCAATCTATAATAATTATCTATTGATTTTTCTAGTTGAAAAGGCAAATT
Proteins encoded in this region:
- the LOC132009358 gene encoding protocadherin gamma-A8-like, with translation MEIQAEDVGALLGRTKVLISVEDVNDNRPEVIITSLFSPVLENTLPGTVVAFLNVHDRDSGKNGQVVCNTPHNLPFQLEKSIDNYYRLATYNYLDREKISMYNITVMASDLGTPSLSTETHITLYVADINDNPPTFPHVSYSAYIPENNPRGASVFTVMAHDPDSGKNAQVTYSVTEDIIMGSPLSSYVSINSDTGILYALCSFDYEHIQDLQLLVTASDGGDPSLSSTVSLILFVLDQNDNTPEILYPTFPTDGSTGVELAPRSAEPGYLVTKVVAVDRDSGQNAWLSYRLLKASEPGLFAVGLHTGEVRTARALLDRDALKQSLVVVVQDHGQPPLSATVTLTVAVADSIPDVLADLGSIGTPADPGDADLTLYLVVAVAA